From the genome of Notolabrus celidotus isolate fNotCel1 chromosome 5, fNotCel1.pri, whole genome shotgun sequence, one region includes:
- the mybbp1a gene encoding myb-binding protein 1A-like protein, which produces MSVEMVEVSVKAAQPVRPTGILQQNRVFLDFFWDVAKPDQEVRLKAIEDLIQYLKTNNKADELEYTFKRLVDGLAHTREAARPGFSLALGQVLGAFEDVSLQSVLDRIKEKHNLQTVKKKLFRNALFGNMFGVLALQQSSRLPKEPQVVLGCVQLLQSLSQHRQHVKDLPTKTMMDILSEIPEDVFEEVLFSALQTDLASAFSTPEQLQLLLVALQRFPQTLKPKKLKKLLGSTTIINADNIPKLTEVLKMAARSVKKECVLPAVVLDLLKLSLKEDSFKLFWNNAIINGMFKEPAGPTHYLGFRLLGAALPHLSVEQLKEVLGGDVMMHYGEHVVSAQKPDRFKLAPEMDVYVSDFLQGCQDPDKQLAAMVSFSSLTNQGYPVVPSVWRVVQHLQPAALQDYVDWLKKMFLHPQLDKLLDFSTRKQKDNQEGQKESSIFRLRKWIVARLTSIVDNHQVKRQEDLIMGVARFVFFHAFFSAKKASADIPETEGKLSAPLDDRTRAMLVSSFFGLLLSMHHLPVNEDSAEGAAINHKRALGVTADGTMWIYHLVQYAQVLLSQPKQVQSSKPFTPEQRQAWDSMLESVSSLRKKAKKGPTAESTAFQQLFLLVGMHLFKAPEELLDIMKDLQSCMDKAQEKKAKKKKKKKQATEQPEEEEPEWVEVMVDILLSLLSQPSRLIRQVCKTVFSSICPHVTAPALTAILDVLDPERDEDDGAVVVTDDNKTQKKKTDEDEDEDEEMEEDESDGSDDDEDKDDDDDDDDDDDDEAMEDEEDEGMAEAEVDQSFRLELMKVLQQQNALAKEEDASSDEDLDDDAMMKLDEGLAALFTEQKKKNQAKKDEKAKLQKEKMLVRDFKIKVLDLVEVFVARQAGSPLVLGLVEPLLNIIDRGMSSDSNQQEQDFLRRAADIFRNQLCRSKVYCRTVDDRQGELHDLLDKLMTKAQKLPDSSVCLYYFSASLYVVKVLRGAPPAENKEDNKAAAADLKFMGNMDVDRVSALFRDALSSFMGKRKSPLTAQMFTDLFSRFPALCVNLLDAAVQHITSGVRVHQQGQACVLVLRAIQSREVQQLLSGDPWTEMCVKVAGQVAASLRQVGQTDSKVVKEKVVKTLELCQFLVKHVQQQKLSVDLEPLKTVLQSLTSAITFNKTGKLEDTYWAVMKHFGVMKPKVEKTKADKEADQQQPQQPPKKKKGFLPETKKRKKRNKPVLEPAAAADDNSTSSNKRGADKGQAKKKHDKKSKQKRPADGTAASQPNPAKKSKPQSESTTANKKKKKPKQKKQAGGNM; this is translated from the exons ATGTCTGTAGAGATGGTGGAAGTCTCAGTGAAAGCAGCGCAGCCGGTCCGGCCGACCGGGATCCTCCAACAGAACCGAGTCTTCCTCGACTTCTTCTGGGACGTGGCTAAACCGGATCAGGAGGTCCGGCTGAAGGCGATAGAAGACCTTATCCAGTACCTGAAAACTAATAACAAG GCAGATGAGCTGGAATACACCTTCAAGAGGCTGGTGGATGGTCTGGCACACACACGTGAGGCTGCAAGACCTGGATTCAGCCTGGCTCTGGGACAG gtgcTTGGTGCCTTTGAAGACGTCTCTCTGCAGAGTGTACTCGACAGAATCAAAGAAAAGCACAATTTGCAGACTGTGAAGAAG aaacttttcagaaatgctttgtttGGAAACATGTTCGGCGTCCTCGCCCTGCAGCAGTCCAGCCGCCTCCCTAAA gAACCGCAGGTGGTCTTGGGATGtgtgcagctcctccagagcCTCAGCCAGCACAGACAACACGTGAAAGACTTGCCCACTAAGACCATGATGGACATCCTCAGTGAG ATCCCAGAGGACGTGTTTGAAGAGGTCCTCTTTAGCGCCCTGCAGACCGACCTGGCATCAGCGTTCAGTACTCCGGAgcagctgcagctgctgttgGTGGCTCTGCAGCGCTTCCCACAAACCCTCAAACCCAAGAAACTGAAGAAGCTGCTGGGCTCGACGACCATCATCAACGCTGACAACATCCCAAA GTTGACAGAGGTGTTGAAAATGGCAGCGCGCTCAGTGAAGAAGGAGTGTGTGCTCCCTGCGGTGGTCCTGGACCTCCTGAAGCTCTCTCTGAAGGAAGACAGCTTCAAGCTCTTCTGGAATAACGCCATCATTAACGGCATGTTTAAGGAGCCAGCGGGGCCCACTCA TTACCTGGGCTTCCGTCTGCTGGGAGCTGCTCTGCCTCATCTGTCCGTAGAACAGCTGAAGGAGGTTTTGGGTGGAGATGTGATGATGCACTACGGAGAGCACGTGGTGTCTGCTCAG AAACCAGACCGCTTCAAACTGGCCCCAGAGATGGATGTCTACGTGTCAGACTTCCTGCAGGGCTGTCAGGATCCTGACAAACAGCTGGCGGCGATGGTGAGCTTCTCCTCGCTGACCAACCAGGGTTACCCCGTGGTGCCGTCAGTGTGGAGGGTGGTGCAGCAccttcagcctgcagctctgcaggacTACGTGGACTGGCTGAAGAAGATGTTTCTACACCCTCAGCTGGACAAACTGCTGGACTTCAGCACCCGCAAGCAGAAGGACAACCAGGAAGGACA AAAAGAGAGCTCTATTTTCCGTCTGAGGAAGTGGATTGTCGCTCGCCTCACTTCCATCGTAGACAACCACCAAGTGAAGAGGCAGGAGGATCTCATCATGGGCGTGGCCAG ATTCGTCTTTTTCCACGCGTTCTTCAGCGCAAAGAAAGCCTCGGCAGACATCCCCGAGACGGAGGGGAAGCTCTCTGCCCCTCTGGACGACAGGACCAGAGCGATGCTCGTCAGTTCTTTCTTTGG TCTTCTTCTGTCCATGCACCACCTCCCTGTGAACGAGGACTCAGCCGAGGGAGCGGCAATTAACCACAAGCGGGCGCTGGGTGTAACCGCGGATGGCACCATGTGGATCTACCACCTGGTCCAGTATGCTCAAGTCCTGCTGAGCCAACCGAAACAGGTCCAGAGCAGCAAACCGTTCACCCCCGAGCAGAGACAGGCCTGGGACAG CATGCTGGAGTCTGTGTCGAGCCTGAGGAAGAAGGCAAAGAAAGGCCCGACTGCAGAGAGCACCGCGTTCCAGCAGCTCTTCCTGTTGGTCGGCATGCATCTCTTTAAG GCCCCTGAAGAGCTGCTGGACATCATGAAGGACCTGCAGAGCTGCATGGACAAAGCTCAGGAGAAGAaggccaagaagaagaagaagaagaagcaag CTACAGAGcagccagaggaggaggagccggAGTGGGTGGAGGTCATGGTGGACATCTTGTTGTCCCTGCTGTCCCAGCCGAGCCGACTCATCAGACAGGTCTGCAAGACGGTCTTCTCCTCCATCTGCCCCCATGTGACTGCTCCAGCTCTCACTGCCATCCTCGAT GTCCTGGAcccagagagagatgaagatgatggCGCTGTGGTCGTCACTGATGACAACAAAacccagaagaagaaaacagatgaggatgaggatgaagatgaagagatgGAG GAGGACGAGTCTGACGGATCAGACGATGATGAAGACAAGGAcgacgacgatgatgatgatgacgatgatgatgatgaagcaatggaggatgaggaggatgagggcaTGGCAGAGGCAGAGGTGGACCAAAGCTTCCGTTTGGAGCTGATGAaggtcctgcagcagcagaacgCTCTG GCCAAAGAGGAGGACGCCAGCAGTGATGAAGACCTGGATGATGATGCCATGATGAAGTTGGATGAAGGTCTGGCTGCTTTATTTacggagcagaagaagaagaatcaggcCAAGAAGGACGAAAAGGCAAAGCTACAGAAAGAGAAGATGCTGGTCCGGGACTTTAAGATCAAG GTGTTGGACCTGGTTGAGGTGTTCGTGGCCCGGCAGGCCGGCAGTCCTCTCGTGCTGGGTCTGGTGGAGCCTCTTCTTAACATTATCGACAGAGGGATGAGCTCAGACAGCAACCAGCAGGAGCAGGACTTCCTCCGCAGAGCTGCAGATATCTTCAG AAACCAGCTGTGCAGGTCTAAGGTTTACTGCAGGACTGTTGATGACAGACAGGGGGAGCTCCACGACCTGCTGGACAAACTGATGACCAAAGCCCAGAAGCTGCCCGactcctctgtctgcctttaTTACTTCAG CGCGTCTCTGTACGTGGTGAAAGTGCTGCGAGGAGCTCCGCCTGCTGAGAACAAGGAGGACAacaaagctgcagcagctgac cTGAAGTTCATGGGTAACATGGATGTGGATCGCGTCTCAGCTCTCTTCAGAGACGCTCTGAGCTCCTTCATGGGCAAGAGGAAGAGTCCCCTGACCGCTCAGATGTTCACAGACCTGTTCAGCAGATTCCCC GCTCTGTGTGTGAACCTGTTGGACGCAGCAGTGCAGCACATCACGTCTGGAGTCAGAGTGCATCAACAG ggccAAGCATGTGTGCTGGTGCTGCGGGCGATCCAGAGCAGGGAGGTCCAGCAGCTGCTGAGCGGCGATCCTTGGACAGAGATGTGTGTAAAGGTCGCAGGGCAGGTAGCAGCG AGTCTGCGGCAGGTCGGGCAGACGGACAGCAAAGTGGTGAAGGAGAAGGTGGTGAAGACTCTGGAGCTCTGTCAGTTCCTGGTCAAACATGTTCAGCAGCAG AAGTTATCCGTGGACCTGGAGCCTCTTAAGACCGTCCTGCAGTCTTTGACCAGCGCCATTACATTCAACAAGACTGGCAAGCTGGAGGACACGTACTGGGCTGTGATGAAACACTTTGGAGTCAT GAAACCCAAAGTTGAAAAGACAAAAGCTGACAAGGAGGCCGACCagcagcagccgcagcagccacccaagaagaagaaaggttttCTGCCCGAAACAAAGAAGCGAAAAAAGCGCAACAAGCCTGTTTTAGAGCCAGCCGCCGCAGCAGACGACAACTCCACCTCCTCTAACAAAAGAGGAGCAGACAAAGGACAAGCcaaaaagaaacatgacaaGAAATCTAAACAGAAACGACCGGCTGATGGCACGGCGGCTTCTCAGCCAAACCCGGCCAAGAAGAGCAAGCCGCAGTCTGAGAGCACAACAgccaacaagaagaagaagaaacccaAACAGAAGAAACAGGCGGGAGGAAACATGTAG